One window of Cohnella hashimotonis genomic DNA carries:
- a CDS encoding IMP dehydrogenase: MAKYYTEPSRTFSEYLLIPNLTRRECTTERVSLRTPISKYGRGEQPRLSLNIPFSSAVMQSVSDNAMAVALARSGGISFIFGSQPVAEQASMVGKVKSFKAGFVASRSNLTPDHTLADVKALKASTGHSTVAITDDGSPRGKLLGIVTSRDYRDSRDPSDKQIREFMTPYASLVCGRSGISLPEANDLIWEHKLNCLPIVDETQRLEHLVFRKDYDAHKEYPLQLLDANKSYVVGAGINTRDYEERVPALVAAGADILVIDASDGYSEWQRDTIEYVKANFDIPIGAGNIVDREGFRYLVDAGADFVKVGIGGGSICITREQKGIGRGQASALIEVAEERDRYYQETGIYVPLCSDGGIVHDYHITLALAMGADFVMMGRYFARFDESPTRKLKVGNNFVKEFWGEGSNRARNWQRYDSGGKENLLFEEGVDSYVPYAGGLQENLDKTLGKIKSTMCNCGAISIPELQREARITLVSATSLVEGGAHDVMIKDTGLSGD, from the coding sequence TTGGCCAAATATTACACGGAACCTTCGCGCACGTTCAGCGAATACTTGCTGATTCCGAACTTGACGAGGCGCGAATGCACGACCGAGCGCGTATCGCTCCGAACGCCGATCTCCAAGTACGGCCGCGGCGAGCAGCCTCGCCTGTCTCTTAACATTCCGTTCTCCTCCGCCGTGATGCAGTCCGTTTCCGACAATGCGATGGCAGTCGCCCTCGCCCGCAGCGGCGGCATCTCGTTCATCTTCGGTTCGCAGCCTGTCGCCGAGCAAGCCAGCATGGTCGGCAAGGTCAAATCCTTCAAGGCCGGCTTCGTCGCCAGCCGCTCCAACCTCACGCCGGATCACACGCTCGCCGACGTCAAGGCGCTTAAGGCTTCGACGGGGCATTCCACGGTCGCGATCACCGACGACGGCTCCCCCAGAGGCAAGCTGCTCGGCATTGTCACGAGCCGCGATTACCGCGACAGCCGGGATCCGTCCGACAAGCAGATCCGGGAATTCATGACGCCCTATGCCTCGCTCGTTTGCGGTCGTTCCGGCATCTCGCTGCCGGAAGCGAACGACCTTATCTGGGAACACAAGCTCAACTGCCTGCCGATCGTGGACGAGACGCAGCGGCTCGAACACCTCGTTTTCCGCAAAGATTACGACGCCCATAAGGAATATCCCCTCCAACTGCTTGACGCCAACAAAAGCTATGTCGTCGGCGCCGGCATCAACACCCGCGACTATGAAGAACGCGTGCCCGCCCTGGTGGCGGCCGGCGCGGACATCCTCGTAATCGACGCCTCCGACGGTTATAGCGAATGGCAGCGCGATACGATCGAATACGTCAAGGCCAACTTCGACATTCCGATCGGCGCCGGCAACATCGTCGACCGCGAAGGCTTCAGGTATCTCGTCGATGCCGGCGCAGACTTCGTCAAGGTCGGGATCGGCGGCGGCTCCATCTGCATTACCCGCGAGCAAAAAGGCATCGGTCGCGGCCAGGCTTCCGCGCTTATCGAAGTGGCCGAGGAGCGTGACCGTTATTATCAGGAGACCGGCATTTACGTCCCCCTTTGCTCCGACGGCGGCATCGTGCACGATTACCACATTACGCTCGCACTCGCCATGGGCGCCGACTTCGTCATGATGGGCCGCTACTTCGCCCGGTTCGACGAGAGCCCGACGCGCAAGCTGAAGGTCGGCAACAACTTCGTCAAGGAATTCTGGGGCGAAGGCTCCAATCGCGCGCGCAACTGGCAGCGGTACGACAGCGGCGGCAAAGAGAATCTGTTGTTCGAGGAAGGCGTCGACTCGTACGTGCCTTATGCGGGCGGTCTTCAGGAAAACCTCGACAAGACACTCGGCAAAATCAAGTCGACGATGTGCAACTGCGGCGCCATCAGCATCCCGGAGCTGCAGCGCGAAGCCCGCATCACGCTCGTATCGGCGACCAGCCTCGTCGAGGGCGGCGCCCACGACGTCATGATCAAAGATACCGGCTTGTCCGGGGACTAA
- a CDS encoding stalk domain-containing protein: protein MKKAIAATILAAALGTAAAGTAGAAQAGSTTSAKAIAAKAVTLTVKQSAFVVNYTDVQVRTVLSNGETLVSVRDLSAALGAKLSTLNGYTTVTLDSHSFAFKTGVKQASVDGNVVNLNQPVKVLNGTAFVAVKPLVQALGGTMALKDGKLAINTIKLIAGGENARFVNASQAIVSVETDAKRTDYLVDVATGKSAELLSTEGGSDLIVAPGGAKAAYTDGEGAVYVLDLASKQSKQISNDTSIKTELVWSADGSAIYFLQGDKGSVIAKVDVATGTISKVVEDKVDYKSALSVSPDGKKFAYLVTTPPKATADGTDLDKDTVAIDASGEQVQVNLFDTTAEKPAAVALTSAKDDKLFVVSPDGSTVYYVSVADENASATVVSVDKEKKTATLLAEGDVEELVLSGGKLYVLTAVNADESAIYEVDPATASQKLLYKVPASASGLAVNGSQMIIALEDGLYVNANGSWKPVTR, encoded by the coding sequence ATGAAGAAAGCAATCGCGGCAACGATTTTGGCAGCGGCTTTGGGGACGGCGGCAGCGGGAACGGCAGGCGCTGCGCAAGCGGGCTCGACAACTTCTGCCAAGGCGATCGCGGCAAAAGCCGTAACGCTGACGGTTAAGCAATCCGCATTCGTTGTCAACTACACGGACGTGCAAGTGCGTACGGTGCTCTCGAACGGTGAAACGCTGGTTTCCGTGCGCGATCTGAGCGCGGCACTCGGCGCGAAGCTGTCGACGCTGAACGGCTACACGACGGTTACGCTCGATTCGCATTCCTTTGCTTTCAAGACGGGGGTCAAGCAAGCATCGGTCGACGGCAACGTCGTTAACCTGAATCAACCGGTAAAGGTTCTGAACGGAACGGCATTCGTAGCGGTCAAGCCGCTTGTACAAGCTCTCGGCGGGACGATGGCGCTGAAGGACGGCAAGCTGGCGATCAACACGATCAAGCTGATCGCAGGCGGCGAGAACGCGCGCTTCGTAAACGCGAGCCAGGCGATCGTCTCCGTCGAGACGGACGCGAAACGTACCGACTATCTGGTTGACGTGGCGACCGGCAAATCGGCGGAGCTGCTCTCTACCGAAGGCGGTTCGGACCTGATCGTCGCGCCGGGCGGCGCAAAGGCTGCTTATACGGACGGGGAAGGCGCGGTGTACGTCCTCGACCTGGCGAGCAAGCAATCGAAGCAAATCAGCAATGACACCTCGATCAAGACCGAGCTCGTATGGTCCGCAGACGGCTCCGCGATCTACTTCCTGCAAGGCGACAAGGGTTCGGTCATCGCCAAGGTAGACGTCGCGACGGGCACGATCTCCAAAGTTGTAGAGGACAAGGTCGATTACAAATCCGCGCTGTCTGTTTCTCCGGACGGCAAGAAGTTCGCATACCTGGTTACGACGCCGCCGAAGGCGACGGCCGACGGTACCGATCTGGACAAGGATACGGTCGCCATCGACGCGAGCGGCGAGCAAGTGCAGGTGAACTTGTTCGACACTACGGCCGAGAAGCCGGCGGCAGTCGCGCTCACTTCGGCGAAGGACGACAAGCTGTTCGTAGTCTCTCCGGACGGCAGCACGGTTTACTATGTAAGCGTGGCGGACGAGAACGCAAGCGCGACGGTCGTATCGGTAGACAAGGAAAAGAAAACGGCTACGTTGCTCGCCGAAGGCGACGTAGAAGAACTGGTTCTGTCCGGCGGCAAGCTGTACGTTCTGACCGCTGTGAACGCCGACGAGTCGGCGATCTATGAAGTCGATCCTGCGACGGCATCCCAAAAGCTGTTGTACAAGGTACCTGCTTCTGCATCCGGTCTTGCCGTGAACGGATCGCAAATGATCATCGCGCTTGAAGATGGCTTGTACGTGAACGCAAACGGCTCCTGGAAGCCGGTCACCCGTTAA
- a CDS encoding Gfo/Idh/MocA family protein: MSYRVVLIGGGAIAGHHLEALRLHPAFKAVAVADLATERAEGLAAIYGLRAYGDYREMVEKEKPDAAIIVLPHFLHREAAVFCAARGCHMLLEKPMALNVRECDEIIGASLAGGSRVMVGHTQHYLAINLAAKEVIDSGRLGTLAMIRDTRDFHYFSEARADWFFEKAKAGGGILANLGAHSVDKIQWLGGGRIVNVKAAVSRYGTRGDVEGGGIAFLENEHGLPAVLSQSGYPGAPKDETEFIFTGGILKLNPREGLRVSDGGNFREIPVATDADAFKLQLDDLHRYIRDGREPACSMAYSRSVVAVIEEIYRSAETGKEREVPSSAERERAERERIG, from the coding sequence ATGTCCTATCGGGTAGTATTGATCGGCGGCGGCGCGATCGCCGGACATCATCTGGAAGCGCTGCGGCTTCATCCGGCGTTTAAGGCCGTAGCCGTAGCCGATCTGGCGACGGAACGAGCGGAGGGATTGGCAGCGATCTACGGGCTGCGCGCGTACGGCGATTACCGGGAGATGGTGGAGAAAGAGAAACCCGATGCGGCGATTATCGTACTGCCGCACTTCCTCCACCGGGAAGCGGCCGTCTTCTGCGCGGCGAGGGGCTGCCATATGCTGCTGGAAAAGCCGATGGCGCTCAATGTTCGGGAATGCGACGAGATTATCGGCGCATCGCTGGCGGGAGGCAGCCGCGTTATGGTCGGTCATACCCAGCACTATCTCGCCATCAATCTCGCGGCCAAGGAAGTGATCGACAGCGGCCGATTGGGCACGCTCGCGATGATACGCGATACGCGCGATTTCCATTATTTCAGCGAGGCGAGGGCGGACTGGTTTTTCGAGAAAGCAAAGGCTGGCGGAGGCATACTGGCGAACCTCGGCGCGCATTCCGTCGACAAGATCCAGTGGCTCGGCGGAGGGCGCATCGTCAACGTCAAGGCTGCCGTCAGCCGCTACGGCACGCGGGGCGACGTGGAGGGAGGCGGCATCGCCTTTCTGGAAAACGAGCACGGCCTGCCTGCGGTGCTGTCGCAATCCGGTTATCCCGGCGCGCCGAAGGACGAGACTGAATTCATCTTTACGGGCGGCATCCTGAAACTCAATCCCCGCGAAGGACTGCGGGTGAGCGACGGCGGCAATTTCCGGGAGATCCCGGTAGCGACCGACGCCGACGCCTTCAAGCTTCAGCTCGACGATCTGCACCGGTACATCCGGGACGGACGCGAGCCGGCCTGTTCGATGGCCTACTCGCGGAGCGTCGTCGCCGTCATCGAAGAGATCTATCGCTCCGCGGAAACGGGCAAGGAGCGCGAGGTGCCGTCGTCCGCCGAGCGAGAGCGGGCCGAACGGGAGCGGATCGGATGA
- the pstB gene encoding phosphate ABC transporter ATP-binding protein PstB, with product MQGTALIEINKLDLFYGAFHALKQVSLEIPQRAITAFIGPSGCGKSTLLRTLNRMNDMIPGARVEGSIEIGGTDIYGGDVHVETLRKKIGMVFQQPNPFPKSIYDNVAYGPRLHGISKRRELDEIVENSLRSAALWNEVKDHLKRSALSLSGGQQQRLCIARALAVGPDVLLMDEATSALDPISTIKIEELAQELKDRYTIVMVTHNMHQAARVSHQTVFFLNGEVVEYSATEKLFSDPSDQRTEDYISGRFG from the coding sequence GTGCAAGGAACGGCGCTCATCGAAATCAATAAGCTGGATTTGTTTTACGGCGCTTTTCATGCGCTGAAGCAAGTATCGCTGGAAATTCCGCAGCGGGCGATCACCGCCTTTATCGGCCCCTCGGGCTGCGGCAAGTCGACGCTGCTCCGCACGCTGAACCGGATGAACGACATGATTCCCGGCGCGCGCGTAGAGGGCAGCATCGAGATCGGCGGGACGGACATCTACGGCGGAGACGTGCATGTCGAGACGCTCCGCAAAAAGATCGGCATGGTGTTTCAGCAGCCGAATCCATTCCCTAAATCCATCTACGACAATGTCGCGTACGGCCCGCGCCTGCACGGTATTTCCAAAAGGCGCGAGCTGGACGAGATCGTCGAAAACAGCCTGCGCTCCGCAGCGCTCTGGAACGAGGTCAAGGACCATCTGAAGCGCTCCGCGCTCAGCCTCTCGGGCGGTCAGCAGCAGCGCCTCTGCATCGCCCGCGCGCTCGCGGTCGGTCCCGACGTGCTGCTCATGGACGAAGCGACATCGGCGCTCGATCCGATTTCCACGATCAAGATCGAGGAGCTCGCACAAGAGCTAAAGGACCGTTACACGATCGTCATGGTCACGCACAACATGCACCAGGCTGCACGCGTCTCTCACCAGACCGTTTTTTTCCTGAACGGAGAAGTCGTCGAGTACAGCGCCACCGAGAAGCTCTTCTCCGATCCTTCCGATCAGCGGACGGAGGACTATATCAGCGGGCGGTTCGGCTGA
- a CDS encoding phosphate ABC transporter substrate-binding protein, producing the protein MKKWFKPAALVALAVSLAAGGASVASAASSLKGKIVINGSSALLPLTLQAKSEFQKLNPKVKISASAVSSIAGPQSVRKGIADIGAVDWDASTDVPGFKKFDGQVANPVAVTVFAAVANKNVSVSNLTTKQLQDIFSGKITNWKDVGGSDANIVVVNRKFGSGTRVNFQLKALEGKDFMTKGDNYKETGSSGDMKTAIETTPNAIGYIDLPYVTDKMKALSINGAAPTEKNVLNGTYKVWGIGYFMTKGQPTGATKAFIEYIQSAKFQNGSLKKLKFIPLAAVK; encoded by the coding sequence ATGAAAAAATGGTTCAAACCCGCCGCGCTGGTCGCGCTTGCGGTCTCCCTGGCTGCCGGCGGCGCATCCGTCGCATCCGCGGCAAGCTCGCTTAAAGGCAAAATCGTCATCAACGGCTCTTCGGCACTGCTGCCGCTGACGCTGCAAGCGAAGAGCGAATTCCAAAAGCTGAACCCGAAGGTCAAGATCTCGGCATCCGCGGTCAGCTCCATCGCCGGTCCTCAATCGGTCCGCAAAGGCATCGCCGACATCGGCGCAGTAGACTGGGATGCATCGACCGATGTGCCGGGCTTCAAGAAGTTTGACGGCCAAGTGGCCAATCCGGTCGCCGTCACGGTTTTCGCTGCCGTCGCCAACAAGAACGTAAGCGTCAGCAACCTGACGACCAAGCAGCTGCAAGACATCTTCTCCGGCAAGATTACGAACTGGAAGGACGTAGGCGGCTCGGACGCCAACATCGTCGTCGTCAACCGCAAGTTCGGCTCCGGCACGCGCGTTAACTTCCAACTGAAGGCGCTTGAAGGCAAGGACTTCATGACCAAGGGCGACAACTATAAGGAAACGGGCTCGAGCGGCGACATGAAGACCGCCATCGAAACGACGCCTAACGCCATCGGCTATATCGACCTGCCGTACGTGACCGACAAGATGAAGGCACTGTCGATCAACGGCGCTGCGCCGACCGAGAAAAACGTATTGAACGGAACGTACAAAGTATGGGGCATCGGCTACTTCATGACGAAGGGCCAGCCGACGGGCGCAACCAAGGCATTCATCGAGTACATTCAAAGCGCCAAATTCCAAAACGGCTCGCTGAAAAAGCTGAAGTTCATCCCGCTGGCAGCCGTCAAGTAA
- a CDS encoding AraC family transcriptional regulator codes for MWFKLRKARRVAKKSAQAGISISPGRGSYTLLSVTEGCGVLLADGQAFGVEEGTIYVAEPGGSITLLPEGDGPMELYLFYFDVMRDRSGDSAGESRTELRPMPQAGKPVRIPPVSLSAMCRAAYGSITGQSGLERFRSQFMFQELLHRMFNEWMAEPSDELNIALEHLRTYIEQHYYEPLSVKRLAGLSKISPRHLVQMFKDKYKVEPMEYVRSLRVQRRKTKTMTAGQV; via the coding sequence TTGTGGTTTAAGCTCAGAAAGGCTAGGCGCGTCGCCAAAAAAAGCGCTCAAGCGGGTATTTCCATTTCTCCGGGCAGGGGATCCTATACGCTGCTCTCGGTAACGGAAGGATGCGGCGTACTGCTCGCCGACGGCCAGGCGTTCGGCGTCGAAGAAGGGACGATCTATGTCGCGGAGCCGGGCGGATCGATAACGCTTTTGCCAGAGGGCGACGGGCCAATGGAGCTATATTTGTTTTACTTCGACGTGATGCGCGACCGGAGCGGGGATTCCGCCGGCGAGTCGCGGACGGAGCTCCGGCCGATGCCCCAAGCGGGCAAGCCTGTGCGCATCCCCCCGGTATCGCTCTCCGCGATGTGCCGTGCCGCTTATGGCAGCATAACCGGGCAGAGCGGACTGGAGCGCTTCCGAAGCCAATTCATGTTCCAGGAGCTGCTTCATCGCATGTTCAACGAGTGGATGGCCGAGCCCAGCGACGAGCTAAATATTGCGTTGGAGCATTTGCGGACGTATATCGAGCAGCACTACTATGAACCGCTGTCCGTCAAGCGGCTTGCCGGGTTGTCCAAGATCAGTCCGCGGCACCTCGTTCAGATGTTCAAGGACAAATACAAAGTCGAGCCGATGGAGTACGTACGCTCGCTCAGAGTGCAGCGTAGGAAAACGAAAACGATGACGGCGGGCCAAGTTTAA
- the pstA gene encoding phosphate ABC transporter permease PstA, producing MSDSSKNGMPIAPVPGGNSGAAAARRANAFARSSSSAARNDRIFNVFVWALGILVILFILGLLFMLLRKGLPNLSWDFLTGLPSEIEEGGGIGPALFNSFYILFLSLAISIPLGMAAGIYLAEFAPDNRFIGFIRICVEGLSSVPSIIFGLFGISLFVDIFHLDLTILGGAVSLAFLNLPMLTRVTEESLRSVPTELKNASFALGSTHLQTIRTVLIPVALNGIITGICLTAGRAFGESAVIILTAGVTTSGELWDFNLLSPGETLAVHLWYVQSEAIVPDAGDIAQKATAVLIMIVLAINLVFRLPLWIKARKMKG from the coding sequence GTGAGCGATTCCTCCAAAAATGGCATGCCGATCGCACCGGTACCCGGCGGCAATTCTGGCGCTGCTGCCGCTCGCCGCGCGAACGCGTTTGCGAGATCGTCAAGCTCCGCCGCCAGAAACGACCGGATTTTTAACGTGTTCGTCTGGGCCCTGGGCATTCTTGTTATCCTGTTTATTCTCGGCTTGCTGTTCATGCTGCTGCGCAAGGGTCTGCCCAATCTGAGCTGGGATTTCCTGACCGGATTGCCCAGCGAGATCGAGGAAGGCGGCGGTATCGGGCCCGCGCTGTTCAACTCGTTTTATATTTTGTTCTTGTCGCTTGCGATCTCGATCCCGCTCGGCATGGCCGCAGGCATCTACCTGGCTGAATTTGCGCCGGACAACCGCTTTATCGGTTTTATCCGTATCTGCGTCGAAGGACTGTCGTCGGTACCGTCGATCATTTTCGGCCTGTTCGGCATCTCGCTGTTCGTCGACATCTTCCATCTTGATCTGACGATCCTCGGCGGCGCGGTCAGTCTTGCCTTCCTGAACCTGCCGATGTTGACGCGCGTCACGGAAGAATCGCTGCGGTCGGTGCCGACGGAGCTTAAGAACGCTTCGTTCGCGCTGGGCTCCACGCATCTGCAGACGATAAGGACCGTGCTCATTCCGGTCGCTTTGAACGGCATCATCACCGGCATCTGCTTGACCGCCGGCCGCGCATTCGGGGAGAGCGCCGTCATCATCTTGACCGCCGGCGTCACCACCTCCGGCGAGCTATGGGACTTCAATCTGCTGTCCCCGGGCGAGACGCTCGCCGTGCATTTGTGGTACGTCCAATCCGAAGCGATCGTTCCGGACGCCGGCGATATCGCGCAGAAGGCGACGGCCGTGCTCATTATGATCGTGCTCGCGATCAACCTTGTGTTCCGCTTGCCGCTCTGGATTAAAGCGCGCAAAATGAAGGGCTAG
- a CDS encoding beta-mannosidase, producing the protein MTTLLLNGSWELSNERTGECYKAIVPGFVQKDLMEQGVLANEYDTLFEPKIEWVEFDDWTYAREFALGEDELSRDAIELVLEGVDTYAEVALNGRALGTTENMFIAYRFDIKGIAQANNVLSVRIASPTKTLKEKEAAFGEPLNLWNGIPARLFGRKAQYGYGWDWGAKVVTVGIHKPVSIEAYDVVRTDSLGYAITHLTDRKAIVNASFKVSAAGPEAVEAALRYRIFDGETVVAERSERVSLEAGTGTYEAALEISQPKRWYPLGHGEQALYRLEASVLDEGGEPVATMSRAVGLREIRIDMPYDKQGRKFIIQVNGIPVLCKGINWIPLKLFPNLDTKEEYEVEIERIAAANMNMIRVWGGGTYENHDFFDACDRLGVMVWQDFMFACGDYPDDDAFSALVRKEADYVISEFGSHPSIVLWCGNNENQVFVERSRARRLHGYGEKLYFEVLHDACAVDTLRPYWPSSPYSLTFDHTKLEGNYGDLHSWFVWGQTHPYEEYREVNGRFLSEFGMQSYPSNYLLDLVDPSCTLRDPKLDAMQKAPHGIQRLFYYTVGDYKLPASKDQFVYVNQLLQANALRFGVEHWVSRMPDTSGALIWQWSDLWPSISWALVDYAKVHKPSYFYMKRSFQSPNAYAKITPGQDEAELYLIHDHGDFEGRIVVELYDLDTDSVVQSVVNEVQVTGHRSTRIGTFSVAGFDAARTIVCVSLYQGETALIVNTYLLGKPHQLALKPAAVQVEQETLANGDTRFTLTTDTFAKDVGLIDLPGTLSDNYFDLRAGEKRDIVLKGGLPQGANVKAVCLNEVKTLDYV; encoded by the coding sequence ATGACCACGTTGTTGTTGAACGGAAGCTGGGAGCTCTCGAACGAGCGCACCGGCGAGTGCTACAAGGCGATCGTGCCTGGATTCGTGCAAAAGGATCTGATGGAGCAGGGCGTGCTTGCCAATGAATACGATACGCTGTTCGAGCCGAAAATCGAGTGGGTCGAATTCGACGACTGGACCTATGCCCGCGAATTCGCGTTAGGCGAGGACGAACTGTCGCGCGACGCGATCGAGTTGGTGCTGGAGGGCGTCGACACTTACGCCGAAGTCGCCCTGAACGGCCGGGCGCTGGGCACGACTGAAAATATGTTTATCGCTTATCGCTTCGATATCAAGGGGATCGCGCAGGCAAACAACGTATTGAGTGTCCGCATTGCCTCGCCGACGAAGACGCTGAAGGAAAAGGAAGCTGCGTTCGGCGAACCTTTGAACCTGTGGAACGGCATACCTGCGCGGCTGTTCGGCCGCAAGGCGCAATACGGCTATGGTTGGGACTGGGGCGCCAAAGTCGTGACCGTCGGCATTCACAAGCCGGTGTCGATCGAAGCCTACGACGTTGTGCGTACCGACAGCCTCGGCTATGCGATCACGCATCTGACGGACCGCAAGGCGATCGTAAACGCATCGTTCAAAGTATCCGCCGCCGGCCCGGAAGCTGTGGAGGCCGCGCTTCGCTACCGGATCTTCGACGGCGAGACGGTCGTCGCCGAGCGGAGCGAACGCGTCAGCCTGGAAGCGGGTACCGGCACGTACGAAGCGGCGCTTGAGATCTCGCAGCCGAAGCGTTGGTACCCGCTCGGCCACGGCGAGCAGGCGCTGTACCGCTTGGAGGCTTCCGTGCTCGACGAAGGCGGGGAACCGGTTGCGACGATGTCCCGCGCGGTCGGCTTGCGCGAGATTCGCATCGATATGCCTTACGACAAGCAGGGCCGCAAGTTTATCATACAGGTCAACGGCATTCCCGTGCTATGCAAGGGGATCAACTGGATTCCGCTCAAGCTGTTCCCGAATCTCGACACCAAGGAAGAGTACGAGGTTGAGATCGAACGCATCGCGGCAGCCAATATGAACATGATTCGCGTCTGGGGCGGCGGCACGTACGAGAACCACGACTTCTTCGATGCCTGCGACCGGCTCGGCGTCATGGTGTGGCAGGACTTCATGTTCGCGTGCGGCGACTATCCGGACGACGACGCGTTCAGCGCGCTCGTACGCAAGGAAGCCGACTACGTCATCTCCGAGTTCGGCAGCCATCCGAGCATCGTGCTCTGGTGCGGCAACAACGAGAACCAGGTTTTCGTCGAGCGCAGCCGCGCCCGCCGCTTGCACGGCTACGGCGAAAAGCTGTATTTCGAGGTGCTGCACGATGCATGCGCGGTCGACACGCTGCGTCCTTACTGGCCTTCGAGCCCGTACTCGCTTACGTTCGACCATACGAAGCTGGAAGGCAACTACGGCGACCTGCACTCCTGGTTCGTATGGGGGCAGACCCATCCGTACGAGGAGTACCGCGAGGTGAACGGCCGATTCCTTTCCGAATTCGGGATGCAGTCCTACCCTTCGAATTACCTGCTGGATCTCGTCGATCCAAGCTGCACGCTGCGCGATCCGAAGCTGGACGCGATGCAGAAGGCGCCTCACGGCATTCAGCGCTTGTTCTATTATACGGTCGGCGATTACAAGCTGCCCGCATCGAAGGACCAGTTCGTATACGTCAACCAGCTTCTGCAGGCCAACGCGCTTCGGTTCGGCGTCGAGCACTGGGTGTCCCGGATGCCGGATACGTCCGGCGCGCTCATCTGGCAGTGGAGCGACCTGTGGCCGTCCATTAGCTGGGCGCTCGTCGACTACGCCAAGGTGCACAAGCCTTCTTATTTCTATATGAAACGCAGCTTCCAGTCGCCAAATGCGTATGCGAAGATTACGCCTGGCCAGGATGAAGCCGAGCTGTACCTGATCCACGATCACGGCGACTTCGAAGGACGCATCGTGGTCGAGTTGTACGATCTGGACACGGACAGCGTCGTACAGTCCGTCGTGAACGAAGTGCAAGTAACGGGGCACCGGTCGACGCGCATCGGCACGTTCTCCGTGGCCGGCTTCGATGCGGCAAGGACGATCGTCTGCGTGAGCCTGTATCAGGGCGAGACCGCCTTGATCGTGAATACGTACCTGTTGGGCAAGCCCCATCAGCTTGCGCTCAAGCCGGCAGCCGTCCAGGTCGAACAGGAGACGCTGGCAAACGGCGATACGCGCTTCACGCTGACAACGGACACTTTTGCCAAGGACGTGGGTCTTATCGATCTGCCCGGCACGCTCTCGGACAACTACTTCGACCTGCGCGCGGGCGAAAAGCGGGACATTGTGCTCAAAGGCGGACTGCCGCAAGGCGCAAACGTCAAAGCCGTCTGTTTAAATGAAGTCAAGACGCTAGATTACGTTTAA
- the pstC gene encoding phosphate ABC transporter permease subunit PstC has translation MNAQSRVIAPAELGNSLRQAGGDPLDRRSRLRFFNSTFKVLCVSAAVFVCLVLFGILILMFKTGVMTFETVSFKEFFFSTNWDPENGHFGALLFIFGTFALTGLTLVLAVPIAVLIAVFLAEITPVWLRDTLRPIMDLLVGIPSVVYGYLGLTILIPMLRELTGRDLADGLLAAAIVLAIMVLPTIARISDDAISAVPKKYRDASYALGSTRFQTIFRVVLPAARSGIVYAVILGMARAIGETMAVVMVIGNTPQLADSLFTPTAVLTSNIVMQITSVEFDSTWNYALYLMGFLLLAISLLLIVAVRLLQKKGAKAS, from the coding sequence ATGAACGCGCAGAGCCGCGTCATCGCGCCGGCGGAGCTGGGCAACAGTTTGCGCCAAGCCGGCGGCGATCCGCTTGACCGCAGATCCCGTCTGAGATTTTTTAATTCGACTTTTAAAGTTCTGTGCGTATCCGCTGCCGTCTTCGTTTGTCTGGTCCTGTTCGGCATTTTGATCTTGATGTTCAAGACGGGCGTTATGACATTCGAAACGGTTTCGTTCAAAGAGTTTTTCTTTTCCACCAATTGGGATCCCGAAAACGGGCACTTCGGCGCGCTGCTCTTCATATTCGGCACATTCGCCTTGACCGGGCTTACGCTTGTACTGGCCGTACCGATCGCCGTTCTGATCGCCGTGTTCCTGGCGGAGATCACGCCGGTCTGGCTGCGCGACACGCTGCGACCCATTATGGACCTGCTCGTCGGCATTCCTTCCGTCGTCTACGGCTACCTGGGACTGACCATTCTGATCCCGATGCTCCGCGAGCTGACAGGACGCGATCTGGCTGACGGGCTGCTCGCCGCGGCTATCGTGCTGGCCATCATGGTACTGCCGACGATCGCCCGCATCAGCGACGATGCGATCTCCGCAGTACCTAAGAAATACAGAGATGCCTCGTACGCGCTCGGCTCGACGCGCTTCCAGACGATATTCCGCGTGGTGCTGCCTGCTGCGCGCAGCGGCATCGTGTACGCGGTCATCCTCGGCATGGCCCGCGCGATCGGCGAGACGATGGCCGTCGTCATGGTCATCGGCAATACGCCGCAGCTGGCTGACAGCCTCTTCACGCCAACCGCCGTGCTGACGAGTAACATCGTCATGCAGATTACGAGCGTCGAATTCGATTCGACCTGGAATTACGCGCTGTACCTGATGGGCTTCCTTCTGCTCGCGATCTCGCTGCTGCTGATCGTCGCGGTACGGCTGCTGCAGAAGAAGGGGGCGAAAGCATCGTGA